Proteins encoded together in one Onychomys torridus chromosome 1, mOncTor1.1, whole genome shotgun sequence window:
- the Tctn3 gene encoding tectonic-3, whose translation MCIPQLHLLMVVILMLPDAAGPQPFSPTQALPTFSALEPVTPEVATAAPPDSSEGPTPGTPSMPENVTTDPFPALPICVCDLTPGTCDLNCCCDKDCDLLHPRTVFSFCLPGSVRSSSWVCVDNSLIFRSNSPFPSRVFTDSSGITHFCVLVNDSKLNYFQKLQTVNATNFEALAAEFGGQSFTSTSKAQPPLAFYRAGDPILTYYPSWSVVSSLRQPAAVGAGGFCAEGHAAGFLERKSTTCTRFFRDLASSCTSEPALDAATYHNFRVLKVPRGMTDLQNTQLQVPVTLTSQTSPPLLAGNTCQNIVSQVIYEIETNGTFGIQKVSVSFRQTNLTVRPGVSLQQGFVVHFRAFEQRVAAFSTPRSGNPGYLIGKPLLVLTDDFGHSMTLLQSDGNGLCSGKRHGIQFGVNTISGCKLRPTEVNCSHLQREIYQALHGRPRPEHVAIFGNADPAQKAGWTRILSRNCSVSAVNCSSCCFIPVSLEIQVLWAHIGLQSNPQAHVAGARFLYQCKSVQEHQRGIEVSLTTLVNFVDITQKPETPRGQPRTDWKLPFDFFYPFKVAFSRGASVQDSASPVLILCIFLLGVLNSQTK comes from the exons ATGTGCATTCCGCAGCTGCACCTGCTGATGGTGGTGATCCTGATGCTTCCTGACGCCGCCGGACCTCAGCCCTTCTCCCCAACCCAGGCTCTGCCCACCTTCTCCGCCCTGGAGCCAGTGACGCCCGAAGTGGCTACTGCAGCTCCACCGGACTCCTCTGAGGGCCCTACTCCCGGGACCCCGTCGATGCCCGAGAACGTGACCACAGACCCCTTCCCAG CCTTGCCGATCTGCGTCTGTGACTTGACTCCTGGTACCTGCGATTTAAACTGCTGCTGTGATAAGGACTGCGACCTTCTCCATCCCAGGACAGTCttttccttctgccttcctgGTAGTGTAAG ATCTTCCAGCTGGGTGTGTGTCGACAACTCTCTTATCTTCAGGAGCAACTCCCCATTTCCTTCCAGGGTTTTCACGGATTCCAGTGGAATTACACACTTTTGTGTCCTTGTGAATGACT caAAACTAAATTATTTCCAGAAGCTCCAAACAGTCAATGCAACTAACTTCGAGGCCCTGGCTGCTGAGTTTGGAGGCCAGTCCTTTACTTCGACATCAAAAGCCCAGCCGCCATTAGCGTTTTACAGG GCTGGGGATCCCATCCTGACGTACTACCCCAGCTGGTCTGTCGTGAGCTCACTGAGGCAGCCTGCAGCAGTGGGAGCTGGGGGATTCTGTGCCGAGGGCCATGCTGCAG GCTTCCTGGAGAGAAAAAGCACAACCTGCACTCGCTTCTTCAGGGACCTGGCCAGTAGCTGCACCTCGGAGCCAGCCCTGGACGCTGCCACTTACCACAACTTCAGAGTCTTGAAG GTTCCAAGAGGTATGACTGATCTTCAGAATACACAG CTCCAGGTTCCTGTAACACTTACCTCACAAACCAGTCCTCCTCTGTTGGCTGGAAACACGTGTCAGAATATAGTTTCCCAG GTCATCTATGAGATAGAGACCAATGGGACCTTTGGGATCCAGAAAGTGTCTGTGAGCTTTAGACAGACCAACCTGACTGTCAGGCCGGGTGTTTCCTTACAACAAGGCTTTGTCGTTCACTTCAGG GCATTTGAACAACGCGTGGCTGCTTTTTCTACTCCCAGAAGTGGGAATCCCGGCTACCTCATCGGGAAGCCACTTTTGGTGCTAACTGATGACTTTGGTCACTCG ATGACCCTTTTGCAGAGCGATGGTAATGGACTTTGTTCTGGTAAGAGACATGGAATACAGTTTGGAGTGAACACAATATCTGGCTGCAAATTAAG ACCCACAGAGGTGAACTGCAGCCATTTGCAGAGGGAGATTTACCAGGCTCTTCATGGAAGGCCTAGACCAGAGCACGTCGCCATCTTTGGTAATGCTGACCCAGCCCAGAAAGCAGGGTGGACCAGGATCCTCAGCAGGAACTGCAGTGTTTCG GCTGTTAATTGCTCTTCCTGCTGTTTCATACCAGTTTCCCTGGAGATCCAGGTGTTGTGGGCACATATAGGGCTTCAGTCCAACCCACAAGCTCATGTGGCAGGAGCCCGGTTCCTGTACCAGTGCAAGTCTGTACAG GAGCACCAGAGAGGGATAGAAGTATCTTTGACAACTCTTGTGAACTTTGTGGACATTACTCAGAAGCCAGAGACACCACGGGGTCAACCTAGAACGGACTGGAAACTGCCATTTGATTTCTTCTATCCTTTCAAAGTGGCATTCAGCAGAGGGGCCAGTGTTCAGGACTCAGCCTCTCCTGTGCTCATCTTGTGCATCTTTCTACTTGGAGTTCTCAACTCACAGACTAAGTGA